The following proteins are encoded in a genomic region of Nymphalis io chromosome 16, ilAglIoxx1.1, whole genome shotgun sequence:
- the LOC126774495 gene encoding U1 small nuclear ribonucleoprotein A has translation MTMDIRPNHTIYINNLNEKIKKEELKKSLYAIFSQFGQILDIVAMKTLKMRGQAFVIFKEISSATVALRSMQGFPFYDKPMRIQYSKSDSDVIAKVKGTFQERPKRPKLPKSTEDGKKKKNKDANRPTVPGFGQPSLLNNVNVEQPPNQILFLTNLPDETSEMMLSMLFNQFPGFKEVRLVPNRHDIAFVEFANEMQSAAAKEALQGFKITPTHAMKISFAKK, from the exons ATGA CTATGGACATTCGCCCCAACCACACGatatacataaacaatttaaatgaaaaaataaagaaagaagAGTTAAAAAAGTCACTCTATGCAATATTTTCACAATTTGGTCAAATTTTGGATATCGTCGCAATGAAGACCCTCAAAATGAGGGGACAGGCTTTTGTAATATTCAAGGAAATATCAAGCGCTACTGTTGCTTTGAGAAGTATGCAAGGATTTCCATTTTATGACAAGCCTAtg AGGATCCAATATTCGAAATCGGACAGTGATGTCATAGCTAAAGTCAAAGGCACATTCCAAGAGAGGCCAAAACGTCCCAAACTACCTAAAAGCACAGAAGAtggaaagaagaagaagaacaaGGATGCGAATAGACCAACTGTGCCTGGTTTTGGCCAGCCCAGTCTTCTCAACAATGTCAATGTTGAACAGCCACCTAACCAGATTCTGTTCCTCACCAATCTACCTGATGAGACATCTGAAATGATGTTATCTATGCTTTTCAACCA GTTCCCTGGCTTCAAAGAAGTCCGACTTGTGCCTAATAGACATGATATTGCATTTGTTGAGTTTGCTAATGAAATGCAGTCTGCCGCAGCAAAAGAAGCACTCCAAGGTTTCAAGATAACACCAACTCATGCAATGAAGATTTCATTTGCAAAGAAATAA